The DNA region GACAGTGAGAACGTTGAAGGGAAAATATCGTTTGCCCTGCCGGATGATGATATTGTCTTCAATAAAGTGTCGTTCAGTTATGGCAGAGAGAATGTGTTATCCGACTTGAGTTTTGTCATTCCTAAGGGAAAAGTAACGGCCATTGTGGGGCCCAGTGGTTCGGGTAAATCGACTATCCTGAATATGCTGGAACGTTTCTATAAACCAAAATCCGGGAAAATTTCGTTTGGCAATGTACCCGCGGAGGATATTCATCTGGATGAGTGGAGAAGTGCAATTGGTTATGTTCCACAGAACAGCCCGCTTCTTTCTGGGTCCATTTGGGATAATATCGTGTACGGACTTGATCGAGAAGTGAAAGAAGAAGAAGTCATTCGCGCAGCTGAACAGGCAAATATCTACGAGTACATTAATAAGTTACCAGCAAGATTTCACACGAAAATTGGAGATTTGGGCTCCAAATTGTCTGGTGGACAGAAACAACGTATCGCTATAGCTAGAACAATTATTACCAATCCTGATTACTTGCTACTGGATGAAGCCACCTGCAGTCTTGATCCGCAAAATGAACATGAGGTTCAGAAGGCTTTGAATAATCTAATGCAAGGACGAACAACGGTAGTTGTAGCTCACAATATCAAAACGATCGCCAATGCGGATAATATCATTGTACTGAATCAAGGTAAAGTTAGTGCAACAGGAAAACATGATCAACTCTACATCGAAAATTCGCTTTATCGCAAATATTTTGACTTACAGTTTCATTAAAAACATCAGTTTGTTCGCTTATCATTCTAAGGTGAAGGAGTTTAAGGATTTGAATGTGGAAAACAGTGTTACTACCTGTATACACGGAGTGCATACAGCCCCTAAGAAGATTGGTCCCATTGCCAGCAAGATCATACCGGCTGTAGGATACTCATTTCCGGATTTGGACAGTGCTGTTGACACGGTTTCCGGAAAAGTGAATGGGAATTTCTATGGTAGATACGGGAATCCGACAACCCAGACTTTGCAAAGCAAAATCGCCAGTTTGGAGCATGGAGAAGCATCCCTTGGCGTAAGCAGTGGAATGGCAGCCATATCGAGTGCTTTATTGATGTTTCTTCAAAATGATGATCATGTAATATGTACGAAGGATGTTTATGGAGGCAGTTATAAGTTCCTTACGAATATAGCACATCGTTATGGAATCACAACAGATTTTGTTGATTGTACTGACATTTCTGCAGTTGAAAGATCAATCAGGCGGAATACGAAAGTGTTATATATCGAGACGCCATCGAATCCTTGTCTTACCATTCTGGATATTCAAATGTTATCTGAGCTTGCCCATTCATATGGTGTGAAAGTGATTGTCGATAATACGTTTATGACGCCAATTCTGCAATGTCCATTAGACCTGGGTGCCGACATTGTTGTTCATAGTGCAACCAAGTATTTAAATGGTCATGGGGATGTCATTGCTGGGTTTATCGTCGGAGATGCTGAATCCATTGATATGATGAATAAAAAAATGGTTGGTGATCTGGGACAGGTACAAAATGCGTGGGATTCATTTCTAATTGATCGAGGATTAAAAACGTTGGGTGTACGTATGAAGCAGCATTGTCAAAGCTCCATGAAACTTGCTGAATTCCTGGAACAGCATCCATGTATTGAAAGAGTGTATTATCCAGGACTCACTTCACATCCACAACACTTGCTCGCCAAGAAACAAATGAAAGATATGGGTGGCATTGTATCGTTTGAGCTAAAGGGAGGATATGAGGAGGCAAGAAGGTTTATCAACGCCCTGAAGATGGCCATGATTTCGTTTAGTTTAGGTGATCCCGAAACGCTCGTTCAGCATCCTGCAACGATGACCCATGCCAGTGTACCACTAGAAGAAAAGTTAAAGTGCAATATAACTGACAGTCTGGTTCGAATATCTATAGGATTAGAAGATACAAAAGATATTATATTGGATATAGAGCAGGCGCTTTCTAAAGTATGAGTGGTTCCATCCTTATTAATATGCATCATGATACAGATGCTGGATCTGTATCATGGTGCATTAGCTACATATTTATCAAATGTTGCTCCTGTGATCATCCAAATCCAAAAAAAAGATAAATTCCGTCATACTCGAGTTAGTGATGAGTGGATTTGTTTTCTTCAATTTCCGTCTTCTTTTTTGCGACAAGTGTACACATAGACGGGAGGGAAATTGTAGGGTACAAACTTAATATTCTCAATAATCAATTGCTCAGCCAACTTTTTCTTCATATGAAGTGAGTGTTGGTATAACACTAACAAACCTCCAGGCTTTAGTGCCGTTGTAATCTGAGAAAGGATGTTCTCTCTCATTTCCCTTGAAAAATTAAAAAACGGTAATCCGCAAATAATACAATCCAGCTGATGGACGTGCTCTTGATGCATCTTTTTTAATAAATAGGATGCATTGGAATGGAACATAAAATCAGGATATTTCCCTTTCAGATTATTCCTCATACCTTTGTCTCTTTCAAACAAAAACACGGTTGTTGAGCATGGTAAGTGTGCTTTCATGAGATGTGTGATAGCGCCTGTACCTGAACCAAGCTCTGCAATGATGCTAACTTCATTCCATGGTATAGACTGGACGATTTTACTTGCCAGAAACTTTGAACTGGGTAGGATACTTCCTACTCGTTTTGGATTTTTAAGAAATGCTTGAAGAAAAAGGAGAGTTTCAAATTTTTTCATGTTATCCTCCATCTGTGTTCATTAAGATGTTCTAAAAGAGTTCTGAAAGATGAAGGGACGAGCAAGGGTAAATATCACTGGACGTTGGATGGCAAGCTTAACTGAAACGTAAATGCGTTATGGACATGTTGAAGTGTTAACGTGCCTTGATGTAACTCCGCAATATTTCTTGCAATCGAAAGACCCAGACCAGACCCCGATTGAATGCCTTCGCTACTCCTTGAATAATCAACCTTATAAAAGCGATCAAACAGTTTATCTTTTTGTTCTATTGTGAGCGGCGCACCTTTATTTTCGACTTCAATGGTAATGTGTTCATGACGCATGTTCATTCGAATATGAATCATACCAGGCTTAAAGGAATATTTAAGGGCATTCATAAGAAGATTATCGATGGCCCGAGCAATCTTATCACTATCCACGCAGGCAATAATTGGGACATTGCCGATCTCTTTCTCGATATGAATACCATTCTCCTGTGCTAAAGGTTCAAATTCAAACAACAACTGGTCCAATAGCTGATACAGATCAACCTTTTTCAAGTCCAATTGCGTATCTACGGACGTTAGACGCGTGTATTCAAATAAATCATCAAGCAGCTTCTTTAAATGCGTTGCTTTGTTATAAGTGTTTTGAATGAACCGGTCATACTCTGCTTTGTCTCGAAAGGATTCTGTTCTTAGAAGCTCAATATACCCGATTATGCTGGTAAGCGGTGTACGCAGGTCATGTGAGATGCCCGTGATCATGTCCATCTTGGATTTCTCCAATTCACGTTCTTTAGCGATCTGTTGCTGTAACTGTTCTGTCATGTGATTGATGTTGGAAGCGACTCGCCCCAGTTCATCTTGCCGAACTACAGGCACCCGGTAGTCCAGATTACCTTCAGATATGAATTGAAGCCCCTGCTCTAACTGAATGATGTCTTTAACCATTCGGCGTGTTAATAACAGAAAGGTTATGATGAAAGTTAATATAAAAATCGGAGTAATGACATAGGGAAGCGAATTACGGAACCAGGCCTGCTCCCAAGCTTTGAAAACATCTATAGAAAGGAAAATGAGCATATTATTAAAACCAGCTGCAGCAATAGTACTCAAAATAACTCGGATCAAAATGTTAACCTGAATTTTTTTCTTTCGGTTTCGCTGAGGAGGGTTAGATTGATTAGTCAATTTTATAGCCCACTCCCCATACCGTTTTAATATACTGAGGGTCCCGTGGGTTCACTTCCAATTTCTCTCGCAAATTACGAATGTGGACCATCACCGTATTATCCGAGTACCCATAAGGCTCTTTCCATACGGTTTCGTAAATCTTCTCGGAGCTAAATACTTGTCCGGGATGGCTGGCAAGCAACACCAGAATGGAAAACTCCAGTGGAGTTAGTGGAATGTCATTCTCTTTTAGCTTCACGGAATGTTTACTTTTATCAATGACAAGGTCCTTAATCAGGATAAGTGAATTGAATTCTGCTTTGCCAATCAGTGTTTGACGCCGTAGCTGAGCCTTAACACGGGCCAGTAATTCTAACGGATTAAACGGTTTGACCATGTAGTCATCAGCCCCGGTAGTCAGGCCTGTAATTTTATCAATGTCCTCTTCCTTGGCGGATAGCATTATAATGGGAGTCGTTGATACTTCCCTTATTTTGAAACAGGCTTTGATTCCGTCCATAATGGGCATCATGACATCCAGTATAACGAGCTGGACTGATGTTGTTTTGATAATATTTAATGCTTCTTCACCATTGGCTGCCTCAACAACATGATATCCTTCGTTACGTAAATAGACATGAATGACATCACGGATATCGGGTTCATCATCAACAACGAGAATGGTACTCATCATCAACACTCCTTTTATGACTTGTTTTAAATAAAATTTTAATCCTTTTAAAGAAGAATAATATCAGTGTAAACGATAGCCCAGGATGTTTAAATTGTTTCCTTCTTGCGACAGACATAAACGAACGCAGCTGGGATATTCAAAGGCACTAATTCTATTTTTTCGATGCTAAAGTGTTTGGATAATGTTTTTTTCATTTGAAGTGAATATTGAAAGGCGATGAATAAACCTCCAGGTTTGAGAGCCTTATGGATCTGATCTACTAAGGTATTTCTCAATTCAGGTTCAAAATTAAAAAAAGGTAAACCACTAAATATAACATCTAATTGCTCAATGTTTTCTTGCTTCATTGAATCCACCAAGTGAGCAGCATTCGGAAAGCAAATGGACTCTGGATATGCTCTTTGTAGATTATTTCTCATCATCTCATCCATCTCAAATAATAATACTTTCGTGGAATCGTGTACCTTACTATAAATATAACGTGTGATAGCTCCAGTACCTGATCCAAGTTCAGCTACAGCTTTAGCCTCAAACCAAGGAGCATGATTAACCATGTTGTTGGCCAGAAAACGGGAACTGGGTATGATACTCCCTACATTTTTTGGGCTGTGAAGAAAGCTTCTCATAAATAAGATATAGTCATTTGAATTCAATTTGTATTCCTCCATAGGGTTTATTTAGGGCAAATCACTAAAACTTAATGTGATGGAGTATGGTTAAGAAGGGATAACCAAAGTAGATGCCGATAGTAAAATAAATTATGGTCCATAACAGAGCACTGGAATATGAGATAAGTGCAAACTTCCTGAAAGGTAAGCCGTTTAAGCCGATTACTATTGGGAGAACATATCGTACCAGTGGGATGAATAGGCCGAAACTCATTGCCCAATTACCACGTTTGTTCAA from Paenibacillus sp. JNUCC-31 includes:
- a CDS encoding class I SAM-dependent methyltransferase yields the protein MEEYKLNSNDYILFMRSFLHSPKNVGSIIPSSRFLANNMVNHAPWFEAKAVAELGSGTGAITRYIYSKVHDSTKVLLFEMDEMMRNNLQRAYPESICFPNAAHLVDSMKQENIEQLDVIFSGLPFFNFEPELRNTLVDQIHKALKPGGLFIAFQYSLQMKKTLSKHFSIEKIELVPLNIPAAFVYVCRKKETI
- a CDS encoding class I SAM-dependent methyltransferase, with the translated sequence MKKFETLLFLQAFLKNPKRVGSILPSSKFLASKIVQSIPWNEVSIIAELGSGTGAITHLMKAHLPCSTTVFLFERDKGMRNNLKGKYPDFMFHSNASYLLKKMHQEHVHQLDCIICGLPFFNFSREMRENILSQITTALKPGGLLVLYQHSLHMKKKLAEQLIIENIKFVPYNFPPVYVYTCRKKEDGN
- a CDS encoding response regulator; the protein is MMSTILVVDDEPDIRDVIHVYLRNEGYHVVEAANGEEALNIIKTTSVQLVILDVMMPIMDGIKACFKIREVSTTPIIMLSAKEEDIDKITGLTTGADDYMVKPFNPLELLARVKAQLRRQTLIGKAEFNSLILIKDLVIDKSKHSVKLKENDIPLTPLEFSILVLLASHPGQVFSSEKIYETVWKEPYGYSDNTVMVHIRNLREKLEVNPRDPQYIKTVWGVGYKID
- a CDS encoding trans-sulfuration enzyme family protein, coding for MENSVTTCIHGVHTAPKKIGPIASKIIPAVGYSFPDLDSAVDTVSGKVNGNFYGRYGNPTTQTLQSKIASLEHGEASLGVSSGMAAISSALLMFLQNDDHVICTKDVYGGSYKFLTNIAHRYGITTDFVDCTDISAVERSIRRNTKVLYIETPSNPCLTILDIQMLSELAHSYGVKVIVDNTFMTPILQCPLDLGADIVVHSATKYLNGHGDVIAGFIVGDAESIDMMNKKMVGDLGQVQNAWDSFLIDRGLKTLGVRMKQHCQSSMKLAEFLEQHPCIERVYYPGLTSHPQHLLAKKQMKDMGGIVSFELKGGYEEARRFINALKMAMISFSLGDPETLVQHPATMTHASVPLEEKLKCNITDSLVRISIGLEDTKDIILDIEQALSKV
- a CDS encoding sensor histidine kinase, with protein sequence MTNQSNPPQRNRKKKIQVNILIRVILSTIAAAGFNNMLIFLSIDVFKAWEQAWFRNSLPYVITPIFILTFIITFLLLTRRMVKDIIQLEQGLQFISEGNLDYRVPVVRQDELGRVASNINHMTEQLQQQIAKERELEKSKMDMITGISHDLRTPLTSIIGYIELLRTESFRDKAEYDRFIQNTYNKATHLKKLLDDLFEYTRLTSVDTQLDLKKVDLYQLLDQLLFEFEPLAQENGIHIEKEIGNVPIIACVDSDKIARAIDNLLMNALKYSFKPGMIHIRMNMRHEHITIEVENKGAPLTIEQKDKLFDRFYKVDYSRSSEGIQSGSGLGLSIARNIAELHQGTLTLQHVHNAFTFQLSLPSNVQ